The Herbiconiux sp. SALV-R1 nucleotide sequence TCCCCCCGTGAACCGTGGCGGGCTGCACCCTCCCCGCCCCTCGAGGCACGCACGCACCGGCTCGAGCGGGCTCGCACCGACGCTCCCCGACGGCTCCGTCGCACCACGGATGCGCACCCCCGCACGCAGCTCAGGGCACGGTCACGACTTGTCACAGCCGCCGCGGTCCATGCCCGCACGCGCGTCGGGTCCGCGCCCGCACGCACACGCGTCGAGCCGCAAGCGCGTGCGCCGAGTCCGCGCGCCAGCCCGCGCGACGCGCGAGACACGGGTGCCGCACGCGGGTCAGCGGGCGGCGCGATGGATCGCGCGGCGGGTGGCGGCGACGTCGCGGCGGGTCCAGACGATGAGGTGGGCGGAGCTGAAGCCGCGGGCACACACGCTGCACGAGACGCGGTTCTTCGGGCGCCGATGGCGGAAGTACTCGTGGCCGGCGGGGCAGTGGCCGATCCAGGGCGCGAGTTCGTCGGCGCGCTCGCCGTCGTGGAGGCGCGAGCCCTCGTAGCCGATCTCGCGCGCCACGGCCACCCACCGCGGTCCGTGCGCTGCCGCCGGCCCAGCCAGCGCGTGTGCTACCTCGTGCAGCAGGATCTGGTGGATCTCGTCGTCCTCATACCGCGCCGCCAGATACCGCGACACCGTGATGCGGTGGGCCGTGTAGTTGCACTGGCCCGCCCGCGTCTTCGCATTGTCGAACCCGAACGACCAGACACGCGCATCCAGGTGCAGCGCGATGAGGGCGTTCGCCCACCGCGTCACCCGCTGCAGATCGGCCATCGGTCGTCCGCGATCAGGTGGGCGACTGCCCGAGCGAGGGCTGGTCGCCCGACGCCCGCCCGGCCGGCGACTCGTTCAACGAGCGCTCGTCGCTGGACGAGCTGGCAGCAGCCGAAGCCCCCGGCACAGTTCCCGACGACGACAACTCCGGCGACGGCGCCGTCCCCCCGAGCAACGACTCCGTCACGGCCACCGCCACGAGCGACGCCTCGAGCTGATCGATCGACGCCCCGAGGCGCTCCATCAGGAACACCGACGACTTGAAGTCGGCGAGCGCCGCCTCGTAATCGCGCGTCTCGAAGTGCACCTTGCCGCGGCTCAGCGTCGCGGCCGCCTCCAGCGCGCCCCACTCATGCGTCTGCGCCTCCTCGACGCAGAGCCCGAGCTCCTGCAACGCTGCCGGGTACTTGCCCTGATACTGCTGCACCTGCGCCCGACGGATGCGCGCCCCCAGCGCCATCTCCCGGTCGCCCGAGAAGCGCGCCTGTCGCACCGCTTCGTTCGCGATCACCCAGGCGTCGTCGAGTCGCCCGGCGAGACGCAGCAGCACGACCTTCTCGTTGAGCGCGGAGAGGCTGCGCAACTGCCCGAGCTCGTCGAGTCGCTCGGCGACAGCGCGGGAGTCGACCTTCTCGCGGAGGGTCGTCATGTCGTATCCGGTGATGATGCTCAGTTCGTGCTCCTGGTGCCTCTGGACCGCGCCGGCCGATGCGCTCCGCCCACGCGGGGTCCGATCCCGTCTCCGTCAAGGGTACGACGATGCCCCCGGATGAGGGTCGCGCCGAGCCGAGCACCCCGAAACCGCCCCGACCCTCACCCCAGCGGCGCCACCTCCACCCGGTACAGCACGTCGTCCCCCGCCCGCGGGTCCCCCCGCCCATCCGTGTTGTTCGTCACGAGGTACAGCGTCGACCCCGGCCCCCGCGCCACGTCGCGGATGCGCCCCAGCTGCCCCGCGTAGTGCTCGTTCACCCGCCCGTCGAACTGGATGCTCCACAACCGCTCCCCGCCGAGCCCCGCCATGAACACGGTGTCGCCCACCACGGCGATGCCCGACGGGGAGGCGTCGTCGGTCGCCCACTGCTGCACGGGGTCGACGAACGCCGGGTCTCCGCCGATCCCCTCGACGACCGGCCACCCGTAGTTCGCGCCCGGGGTGATGACGTTCAGCTCGTCCCACGTGTTCTGTCCGAACTCCGCAGCCCACATCGTGCCGTCGGCGGCCCACCCGATGCCCTGGGGGTTCCGGTGCCCCAGCGAATACACCGGCGAGCCCGGGAACGGGTTGTCCGCGGGCACCGCCCCCTCGGGCGTCACCCGCAGGATCTTGCCGCCCAGCGAGTCGAGCGTCTGCGCGTTCGTGCCCGAGCTGGCGTCGCCCGCGGTGACGTAGAGCATGCCGTCGGGCCCGAACGCGATGCGCCCGCCGTTGTGGTTCGACGCTTTTGGCAGGCCGGTGAGCACGGGCTCGGGCGCTCCGAAGATGTGCGCGCCGGCCGTTCCGCCGAGTGCCATGCGCACCACCCGGTTGTCGGAGGCTGCGGTGTGCATCGCGTAGACCCAGTTCCCGGATGCTCCCTCCAGCACCGCGAGCCCCATCAGTCCGCCTTCTCCCGCGGCCTCCACCCCCTCCACGGTCGCCACGGGAACCGCTTGGTCGCCGACGATCTCGACGATCCGTGCGTCGTCGCGTTCGCTCACGAGCACCGAGCCGTCGGCGAGGGTGGCGATCGACCACGGGGCGGGAAGGTTCGAGGCGATCGGGGTCGGGTCGCCCGAGGGCACGAGGGGCCCGAGGTCCTCAGCGGCGGCGGGCGCCGGCGTCGAGGTCGGCGCGGGGGAGGGGGTCGCGGTCATGGACGGAGTCGGCCTGGCGGCGGTCGGTGTCGCCGTGGACCGCGCGGTCGTGTCGTCGCCCGCCGCGCATCCGGCCAGGAGCGTCGCCGACAGTGCCGCTGCCGCGACCGACATCGTGCGCGTCGCCGTCTTCGTCAGTCGTGGTGCCGCCTGCATGTCCGCTCCCGTCCGTCGCCCCACGACCACCCTGCCCCCGGCCCGTGTGAACCGCCTCCGAGTGCACGACAGCTCGCCGCCCCCGCCTCCGCGCGACGCCACCCCGCCACCGCGCCACCGCGCAACGCGACGGCACCCCCGCGAGCGCTCGCCGCCGCACCCGCCCCCCACTACGCAACGCAGCCCCCGGGCGACGCGCAGCGAGCCCCGCCCTACTCCGCAGCCCGCCGATCCACCGCGAACACGCTCCGCGCCGGTGCCGGCGACCTGGTCGCCGTCTGATCCGTCGCCACCGCCGCCCCCGCGATGAAGTTCTCGAGCTCCCGCCCCGTCACGAGCTTGGCCGCCACCGGATCGCCCGCCAGCAGCCGCGGCATCGTCTCGAACGGCAGCTCACTCGCCGAGGCGAACGCCACCACGTTCCCGAACCGCTTCGCCTTCAGCATCTGCGGATCGGCCGCCACCGCCACCGCCGGGAACACGTGCGCGAGCGTCGCCGCCTGACTCCGCGCGAAGGCGAGCCCGGCGCCGTCGGCGATGTTCACGGCGACCACCCCTCGCGGCGCCAGCACCCCGGCGACCGCCCGGTAGAACTCCGCGCTGGTGACGTGCGCGGGCGTGCGCGCTCCGGCGAACACGTCGACGACGACGAGATCGACCGCCCCGAGTATGCCGGTGGGCAGCTTCTCGAGCACCTCTCGCGCATCCCCGTGCCGCACCCTGATCGAAGCGCTCCGCGGCAGCGGCAGCTCCCGGCGCACGAACTCCACCAGCCCGCTGTCGATCTCCACGACCTGCTGCCGCGACCCGGGCCGGGTCGCCTCGACGTAGCGGGGCAGCGTGAACGCGCCGCCGCCGAGGTGCACCGCCGTGATGGCCTCGCCAGCGGGCGCGAGCAGGTCGATGCCGTGCCCGATGCGCCTGACGTACTCGAACGAGAGGTAGCTCGGGTCGTCGAGGTCGACGTGCGACTGCGGCGTGCCGTCGACGATGAGCACATGTGACCCGGGCCGGAAGCGATCGGGCTCGATGGTGGCGAGCATTCCGTCGCTCAACCGGGCCGACGGATGCTCGATCCGCATCCCTCGTCTGTCGCGTTCGCGTGCCATCAGCGCGTTATACCTGGAAATTCCGAACTGGTCAAGATTTGGACTGGACAGGCGTGTCGGAAGCACCTATAGTTGTTCTTTGCGCTCCCAGAACAACTATGCCTTCATATTGCGGTCGGCATCTGCGCCCGGGGTTTCTCACCCTACCGCGCAGCAACACTCTAGAACCATATTGCGGGTTCGGACACATCTGCGGAGTTCTCGACACAACGACCGTAAGTAACGCAAGGCCCGACGGGGCCCACGGAGGTTATTTCCTTGGCTGCTGCGCGCAACGCAACCACCACTTCACCCAAGAACGGTCGGGCCCACTCCCGGCTCTCGTTCGCCAAGATCACCGACACGCTGACCGTTCCCGATCTGCTCGCCCTGCAGACCGAGAGCTTCGACTGGCTGGTCGGAAACGACGTGTGGAAGGCACGCGTCGCAGAAGCACAGGCCGCCGGCCGTCAAGACCTGCCGGGTCGCTCCGGTCTCGATGAGATCTTCGAAGAGATCTCGCCCATCGAAGACCTCGGCGAGACCATGCAGCTGAGCTTCACGAGCCCGTTCCTCGAGCCCGAGAAGTACACCATCGACGAGTGCAAGGAGCGCGGCAAGACCTACGCGGCCCCTCTCTACGTCGAGGCCGAGTTCATGAACCACCAGACCGGTGAGATCAAGACCCAGACGGTCTTCATGGGCGACTTCCCGCTCATGACCGAGAAGGGCACGTTCATCATCAACGGCACCGAGCGTGTCGTGGTGTCGCAGCTCGTGCGTTCCCCCGGTGTGTACTTCGAGCGCACCCCCGAGAAGACCAGCGACAAAGACATCTACTCCGCTCGTGTCATCCCGAGCCGTGGTGCCTGGCTCGAGTTCGAGATCGACAAGCGCGACCAGGTCGGCGTGCGCATCGACCGCAAGCGCAAGCAGTCGGTGACCGTCTTCCTCAAGGCCCTCGGCCTCACCTCCGAGGAGATCCTCGAGGAGTTCAAGGGCTACGCCTCCATCGAGGCCACCCTCGAGAAGGACTCGATCCTCACCAAGGAAGAGGCGCTGAAGGACATCTACCGCAAGCTCCGTCCGGGCGAGCAGGTGGCTGCCGAGGCCGCGCGTGCGCTCCTCGACAACTTCTACTTCAACCCCAAGCGCTACGACCTGGCGAAGGTGGGTCGTTACAAGATCAACCGCAAGCTCGGCATCGACGCTCCGCTCGGCGACTCCGTGCTCACCACGCAGGACATCATCGCCACCATCAAGTACCTGGTGGCGCTGCACGACAACCAGACCACGCTGAACGGCGTGCGCGACGGCAAGCCGGTCGAGATCCGTCTCGACGTCGACGACATCGACCACTTCGGCAACCGCCGCATCCGTGCCGTCGGTGAGCTCATCCAGAACCAGGTGCGCACCGGTCTGTCCCGCATGGAGCGCGTCGTCCGCGAGCGCATGACCACGCAGGACATCGAGGCCATCACCCCGCAGACCCTGATCAACGTGCGCCCCGTCGTCGCCGCGATCAAGGAGTTCTTCGGAACGAGCCAGCTGTCGCAGTTCATGGACCAGAACAACCCGCTCGCGGGCCTGACCCACAAGCGGCGCCTCAGCGCCCTGGGCCCCGGTGGTCTGAGCCGTGAGCGCGCCGGTGTCGAGGTGCGCGACGTGCACCCGAGCCACTACGGCCGCATGTGCCCGATCGAGACCCCGGAAGGCCCGAACATCGGCCTCATCGGCTCGCTCGCGTCGTTCGCGCGCATCAACTCGTTCGGTTTCATCGAGACCCCCTACCGTCGCGTCGTCGACGGCAAGGTCACCGAGAACATCGATTACCTCACCGCGTCGGAGGAGGACGAGTACATCGTCGCCCAGGCCAACGCGCCGCTGACCGCCGACTCGCACTTCGCCGAGCAGCGTGTTCTCGCCCGTAAGAAGGGTGGAGAGGTCGACCTGTTCCCGGCCGAAGACATCGGCTACATGGATGTCTCGCCGCGCCAGATGGTCTCCGTCGCGACGAGCCTCATCCCCTTCCTCGAGCACGACGACGCCAACCGCGCGCTCATGGGCGCGAACATGCAGCGCCAGGCCGTGCCGCTGCTGCGCTCGGAGTCGCCTCTTGTGGGTACCGGTATGGAGGGCTTCGCGGCCATCGACGCCGGTGACGTGGTCACCGCGAACGGCGCCGGCGTGGTGCAGGAGGTCTCGGCCGACTCGGTGAGCGTGCTGCTCGACGAGGGTGGCGTGGAGACCTACTACCTGCGCAAGTTCGACCGCTCGAACCAGGGCACCTCGTACAACAACCGTGTCATCGTCTCCGAGGGTGAGCGCATCGAGTCGGGTCAGGTCATCGCCGATGGCCCCGCCACCGAGAACGGCGAGCTCGCGCTCGGCAAGA carries:
- a CDS encoding SprT-like domain-containing protein, whose product is MADLQRVTRWANALIALHLDARVWSFGFDNAKTRAGQCNYTAHRITVSRYLAARYEDDEIHQILLHEVAHALAGPAAAHGPRWVAVAREIGYEGSRLHDGERADELAPWIGHCPAGHEYFRHRRPKNRVSCSVCARGFSSAHLIVWTRRDVAATRRAIHRAAR
- a CDS encoding sorbosone dehydrogenase family protein, with amino-acid sequence MQAAPRLTKTATRTMSVAAAALSATLLAGCAAGDDTTARSTATPTAARPTPSMTATPSPAPTSTPAPAAAEDLGPLVPSGDPTPIASNLPAPWSIATLADGSVLVSERDDARIVEIVGDQAVPVATVEGVEAAGEGGLMGLAVLEGASGNWVYAMHTAASDNRVVRMALGGTAGAHIFGAPEPVLTGLPKASNHNGGRIAFGPDGMLYVTAGDASSGTNAQTLDSLGGKILRVTPEGAVPADNPFPGSPVYSLGHRNPQGIGWAADGTMWAAEFGQNTWDELNVITPGANYGWPVVEGIGGDPAFVDPVQQWATDDASPSGIAVVGDTVFMAGLGGERLWSIQFDGRVNEHYAGQLGRIRDVARGPGSTLYLVTNNTDGRGDPRAGDDVLYRVEVAPLG
- a CDS encoding spermidine synthase, encoding MARERDRRGMRIEHPSARLSDGMLATIEPDRFRPGSHVLIVDGTPQSHVDLDDPSYLSFEYVRRIGHGIDLLAPAGEAITAVHLGGGAFTLPRYVEATRPGSRQQVVEIDSGLVEFVRRELPLPRSASIRVRHGDAREVLEKLPTGILGAVDLVVVDVFAGARTPAHVTSAEFYRAVAGVLAPRGVVAVNIADGAGLAFARSQAATLAHVFPAVAVAADPQMLKAKRFGNVVAFASASELPFETMPRLLAGDPVAAKLVTGRELENFIAGAAVATDQTATRSPAPARSVFAVDRRAAE
- the rpoB gene encoding DNA-directed RNA polymerase subunit beta, translating into MAAARNATTTSPKNGRAHSRLSFAKITDTLTVPDLLALQTESFDWLVGNDVWKARVAEAQAAGRQDLPGRSGLDEIFEEISPIEDLGETMQLSFTSPFLEPEKYTIDECKERGKTYAAPLYVEAEFMNHQTGEIKTQTVFMGDFPLMTEKGTFIINGTERVVVSQLVRSPGVYFERTPEKTSDKDIYSARVIPSRGAWLEFEIDKRDQVGVRIDRKRKQSVTVFLKALGLTSEEILEEFKGYASIEATLEKDSILTKEEALKDIYRKLRPGEQVAAEAARALLDNFYFNPKRYDLAKVGRYKINRKLGIDAPLGDSVLTTQDIIATIKYLVALHDNQTTLNGVRDGKPVEIRLDVDDIDHFGNRRIRAVGELIQNQVRTGLSRMERVVRERMTTQDIEAITPQTLINVRPVVAAIKEFFGTSQLSQFMDQNNPLAGLTHKRRLSALGPGGLSRERAGVEVRDVHPSHYGRMCPIETPEGPNIGLIGSLASFARINSFGFIETPYRRVVDGKVTENIDYLTASEEDEYIVAQANAPLTADSHFAEQRVLARKKGGEVDLFPAEDIGYMDVSPRQMVSVATSLIPFLEHDDANRALMGANMQRQAVPLLRSESPLVGTGMEGFAAIDAGDVVTANGAGVVQEVSADSVSVLLDEGGVETYYLRKFDRSNQGTSYNNRVIVSEGERIESGQVIADGPATENGELALGKNLLVAFMPWEGHNFEDAIILSQNLVKDDVLSSIHIEEYEVDARDTKLGKEEITRDLPNVSPELLADLDERGIIRIGAEVRPGDILVGKVTPKGETELSAEERLLRAIFNEKSREVRDTSLKVPHGEEGTIIAVKEFSAENDDELGSGVNQRVVVYIAQKRKITAGDKLAGRHGNKGVISKILPVEDMPFLADGTPVDIVLNPMGIPGRMNFGQVLETHLGWIAKQGWEVDGKPKWAANLPEQARSAAPGTKVATPVFDGASEEEIAGLLDSTTLTRDGERLIGSSGKTQLFDGRSGEPYPDPVSVGYMYILKLHHLVDDKIHARSTGPYSMITQQPLGGKAQFGGQRFGEMEVWALEAYGAAYALQELLTIKSDDILGRVKVYEAIVKGENIQEPGIPESFKVLIKEMQSLCLNVEVLSADGTAVSLRDTDDEVFRAAEELGINISSRFESSSIDDI